CCGCCGATGCCGCCACCTCGGTACGCAGTTTTATCGGCGGTATCCTGATGGGATTCGGCGCCAGCATTGCGGGCGGATGCTCTATCGGCAATGGTCTGGTGATGACCGCCATGATCACCTGGCAGGGCTGGGTTGGGCTAACGTTTATTATCCTGGGCGTATGGACCGCGTCATGGTATCTGTTTGTCCGTCCAAAACGCCAGACGCGCCTGCAAACCGTGTCTGTCTGATCAGTAATTGGGGTTGTTATGATTAAAAAACTTGATGTGGTAAACCAGGTCTGTCCGTTTCCGCTTATCGAAGCGCAGGCGGCGATGGCGGAATTGCAGTCCGGCGATGAATTGGTGATTGATTTCGACTGCACCCAGGCAACGGAGAGCATTCCGCTCTGGGCGGCGGAAGAGGGACATACCGTTTCCGATTATCAGCAGGTCGGCGACGCGCAATGGAGCATCACGGTGAAGAAAGGCTGATTCGGCTTTCATTCTCAATACAGTGAAAACAACGGGCTGTTGCGAACGCAATAGCCCGTTGTTGCATTGGCGAAGGCATAACCGCCGGCTCCATTCGGCGCGGCGTTGCGATCGCGCCATTTTTTGCCGGTATCTCTTTTCAATTGTTGTGATAGATTGAAAAAAATACGCTATTAAGTGATGGTATCAGGTAAAGGTTCCGACTACCGGCCCGGTGACGGGATTGAAATGGTTAACATCCTTCATTTTTATTTCTTTTCATTGGGTTAACTGAATATATGAGTTATATCAAGGCGCTGAGTATCGGGTTTATCTGTGTGCTGCTGCTATCGTTTTGGCAAAGTTATGCTAAAGCGACGCAGCGCGGAGAGGCATTAACCGGCCAGAGTTTTTGGCATGCCCGGCGTGATTCCGCGGGGATTGCGCCGGATCCGGTGAAATTTCGCCAGACCGCGATAGTGCAAGTCTATGCGGCGCCCACTTACGGCTGGCGCGGCCTGCTGGCGGTTCATCCCTGGATCATCTTCAAGAAGGCTGGCGAAACCCAATACAGCCGCTACGAGGTCACCCGCTGGGGCGACGATAATGTTATTCGCCGTAACCGTTCGATCCCCGATGGATACTGGTATGGCTCACGGCCTGAACTGCTGGCGGATCATCGCGGGGCCGAGGCCGAGGCGATGATCCCGCGGATTGAAGCCGCGATCAAAAGCTATCCCTATCCGCACACCTATCGCGTATGGCCCGGCCCAAACAGCAATACCTTTATTGCGCATATCGGCAGGGAAGTGCCGGCGTTGAAGCTGGATATGCCGGCTAACGCGATTGGTAAGGATTATCGGCCGTTAACGCGTCCGATTGGCTTACCCCCCTCCGGCAAAGGCGTGCAGCTATCGCTGCTGGGCGTGCTGGGTTTGACGCTGGGCGTGGAAGAGGGGATTGAGGTGAATGTCTTGGGGCTCAATGCGGGGGTGGATATTAAATCCCCGGCGTTGCGTTTACCCTTTATTGGCCGGCTTGGCAGCGACAATTTGAAAAAAGATGAGGGCTGACGGCGGTGTTTATCAAGCGCAGTGAATAGCCGCCGTCTGTCCATCCGCTCTCATGCCTTGTCCGCCAAAAGCAGTTGATCTAGTAACCCGGTTAGCCCTTCCTGTGTGGCGGCGAGCTGCTGTAGCTCAAGATATTCAAACCCGATCACCGCCGCATACAATATTTTCCCGAGCAAGATCGCGCGTTCATGGGAAAAACCGGCGCGAACAAATTGCGCGGTCAGATAATTCAGTCTCTCGGTATCAACTTCAAGCTGGGCTGCGGCGACGCGGCTGTTGGTGACCGACCATTGTCTGATCGCGCTTTCGGATCGTAGCCCTCCATCGGCGGCATTACGCAATCCCGCGATGATACGCACCAATTCCTGTAGACCCTCTTGCGGCGATTTTCCTGACAGAGCCACTGTCGCGATCACCTCTTCGTTCGCCCGCGCCCGCCAATAGGTCAGCATTGCGGTTTCAAAATCGGCAACGTCTTTGAAATGCCAGTAAAACGACCCCTTGGTTGTTCCGAGTTCGCGCGCCAGCGCTTCCGCCTTGAGAGCGGACGCGCCAGATCGGGATAGCGCCCGGAAGCCGGCCAATATCCAGTCTTCGCGCGCCAGTCTGATTTTCTTTTTCTGCGTCATGGCTCAAACCATACGCTGGCGTATTGACATTTTCAAGCCGGCGGGAGATACATACGCAACCGTATGGTTGTGGCATTGCCCGCGGTGGTTCGATCTTCGCCGTGTCGCACTGGACGCCATTTCTTGCTATATCGCCGTTGGCGTTATGGAGAATGAGATTTTCAGGAGAGGATCTATGGCCGATTTACGTGGAAATTCGACGCCTGTACCAGCCAAATATAATGCGTTATTGATCGTTGCCGCCGGGTTGAGCGCCATTGCCGCTGTGCTGCATGTCGTCATCATTATTGGCGGCGCGCCCTGGTATCGTTTTTTCGGTGCGGGAGAACGCATGGCGTCGGCCGCCGCCGCGGGACAGTGGTATCCGCCGTTGGTTACTGCGATCATCGCACTCATCCTGACGATTTGGGGGCTGTATGCGCTTTCCGGCGCTGGCGTTCTTCAAAAACTGCCAATGCTTAAACCTGCTCTGTGCGCCATTACGGCCGTCTATTTACTGCGCGGGCTGGCGATATTTCCGCGTCTGGTCATCGAGCCAGGCCAGATCGCGCTTTTCGATATCTGGAGTTCCCTTATTTGCCTGGTTTATGGCGCGGTCCATCTTTGCGGCCTTGTCCAGGTCTGGCGGCGGATTTGAGTTATTTCAACGTGCCGGCGGACCGGGAAAATGAGCCATAACTATCATGGCGCTATGATCAGTCGCCTCGCGGTAGGTCTGTTTTCCCTATGCTAAGCATTTTTACTTGCGAGCCGGGGGCTTTGCTTCTATTTTGAGCACCGAAGCATGCCGTTGTTAACATAGTAAATGTATTGGCTAACATGGAGGAGCAATGGAGAACGCCGGTAAGATTTTTCGACAGTTACATGAAGGCTCCCGCGCATTTATCATTCCCAATCCGTGGGATATTGGCACGGCTCGAATTCTGGCCGCGATGGGGTTTCAGGCATTGGCGACGACCAGTGCGGGTATGGCTTTCTCGATGGGCGTCAGGGAAGGGCGCGTTGAGTGGGAAAACGTGATAAAGCATTGCCAATCGCTGGTTGAGGCCACCCCGCTCCCTGTTTCGGCGGATCTTGAAAATGGGCTCGGCGACAGTCCTGAAAGCGCCGCCGAGACGATCCGGGTTGCCGCCGGCATTGGTCTTGCCGGATGCTCTCTGGAAGATTTTACCGGGAACGCCGAACACCCTATTTATGATTTCCAACTTGCGGTGGAGCGCATTCAGGCCGCCGCTGAAGCCTGTCGCCATTTATCGCATGACTTTGTGCTCACCGCACGCTGTGAAAATTATCTGTGGGGTAAACCGGACCTCGACGATACCCTCAGACGGCTACAGGCTTTTGAAAAAGCGGGGGCGGATGTGCTTTATGCGCCCGGCTTGCGCGATCTTGCTACTATCCGAACCGTATGCCAGTCACTCTCTAAACCGGTTAACGTCATTACCGGCATTCAAGGGGCAACGTTCAGCGTGGCTCAGTTAGAAGACGTGGGCGTGAAGCGCATCAGCGTCGGATCCGCTTTGGCTCGTCTTGTTTTGGGCACGTTTATCCGGGCGGCCGGGGAGATGAAAGCGGACGGTGATTTCTCATCTCTTGAAACGGCGGTAGGGTTTAGCGAAATCGAGCGTTACTTCCCTTAATGCCTATCGGGGCGCCAGGTTTTATACGGTTTCTTTCATTTTACTGAGCAGCCAGCTTCTCAGGCTGGCGATATCCTCCCGAACGGCATATTCCGGCAGAGTGACAAGATAGTAATTCGCACCGGGAAGCGCATGTGCAAACGGCGCGGTGAGAACGCCTTGCTGAATAAAGTCGTGGGCCAGCAGGCTGCTGACGATCGCGATGCCCTGACCGGCGACTACCGCCTGAATGGCATGGGTTTCATCAGTGAAGTGTAAGCCGGTTTCAATATTCAGATCGGCGGGGCCAAAGCGATTGCGCCAGTTCTCCCAGCTTGGCGAAAGCGCGGGGACATGGCGATTATCGACGTGAAACAGCGTTGCCGATGGCAAATCCCTAAGTTGTTCGATTGCCAGCATCGGGCTGGCGACCAGGATAAAGCGATCTTTATAAAGCAGCGTCGATGTTAATGTTTCCTCTTCTTCCTCACGGTAGCGGATTGCCGCATCCACCGTTTTTCTCGTCAAATCAATTCGTTCCACGCTGGTATGCAAGCGTAAATCGATATCTGGCAACGCCATCTTCAGTTCGGCCAGACGCGGCACCAGCCAGTGAGTAAGAAAGTTCGACGTAGTGGTGATGGTTAACGCCGGCGGCGCGGTATCGGCATGAATACTTACTATGGTGTCCTGTAGTTCGCTGAATACACGCTCTGTGGTGTGGAAAAGTTTTTCTCCGACGGAGGTTAACGTTACGCCTTTGGCGCTACGTTCGAACACTTTCGTCGCCAGTTGTTCTTCCAGTACGCGTATTTGATGGCTGATTGCCGTGGCGGTGACGCCAATCTCATCGGCAGCCAGTTTGAAGCTGCGATGAACGGCAACGGCATTGAAGGCTCTGAGCGCGCCTAACGGCGGCAGACGTTTCTTTTTCACGCTGAATTTATCTCATCTATGGATGAAATCAATGACTTTGAATCGGCTTTATCAATGGATATAAGCTGATTAAACGCTGTATCAATGATGAATTCAATTCATTGTTGATGGTTTGATTTTTTTCCGATGGATAGAGAGCTATGACAAATTGTATTCCAGAAGATGACAACCTTCTGCCGCGTTTATCACTCACGCTGATGGTGCTGTCGCTGGCGCAGTTTGTTATCGCGCTGGATTATTCGATTATTTATGTCGCATTGCCCAATATCGCCAGTAGCCTGCAATTGGCCGATGCGCATGCGCAATGGATCGTTTCCGCCTATGGGGTAATATTTGCCGGATTTCTGCTGGTGGGCGGTAGGCTCTGCGATGCGATTGGCGCTAAAAGCATGTTTATTTTTGCGTTTACGTTGTTCAGCCTGGCGTCGCTGCTGGGCGGGATGACCACCTCCGCCGCCGCGCTGATCGCCGCCCGTGGTATTCAGGGACTGGGGGCGGCGTTTCTGCAACCCGCCATTATCGCGTTGATTTCACACTATTTCAGTCCGGGACGTGAGAGGGCGAAGGCGTTAACCGTATGGAGTGCGGTGGGGGCCGCGGGATTGGTTGTCGGCGTCGTGCTGGGTGGACTCTTTACCCAGCTCAGTTGGCGGCTGGTGTTTTTGGTCAATGTGCCGATCGGGCTGATATGTATCTGGTCTGCTCGCCGCTATTTCCACGCTATCGTTCGCCCGGCGCAGCGCCAAAGACTACCGCTATGGTCATCACTATTGGGAACCCTGAGCGTACTCAGTATCGTGCTGGCGATGACATCGTTAGCCGATCATGGCCTTCACCATATCAATACCCATCGTTGGTTCGGTATGACCGCAATATCGCTATCACTGTTTCTACTCGGCGAGAAATACGGCAAACAACCGCTGGTCGGCCGGGGTGTAAGGCGATTGGTCTCGTTGCAGCGCGGCAGTCTCTCCAGCGCGTTATACATGGCCAGCGTGGGGACCGAACTCTTTCTGCTCACCTTACTGATGCAGGATCACTATGGCTACAGCGCGTTGCAGACCGGGCTGCTTTTCATCCCGTTGACGCTGATGATTATTGTCGGCAACGCCGTAGCTGGTAAGCTGTTTACGCGAATGGCGGCGCTTAGGGTGTTGCGCTGGGGATTTCTGCTTGGGGCCACAGGGTTATTGCTTATCGTTTTCTCCCTCGAAGAACAGATCGACTGGCTTTGGTTTATCCCCGGATTGTTACTGAGCGGCGTGGGGCATGGGATGATCTACACCGCCAAATTCGTTGTTGGCATGCATGAGGTGCCGGATGAGCAGCAGGGGATAGCCAGCGGACTGATGATTACGGCGCAGTACGCCAGCGGCGCGATTGCCCTCGCCTTGATGGTGATCGTTCTCAATCTTCATCCCGGTATGGCCGGCTTTCAATACGGTTTTGCCGCCTTGATCGGCTTTGCACTGCTGGGCGCGCTGCTGACGGAGGATATTGGTAAGAGCGTATGATCCCCGCAGCCATCGCGCCGGTTATTTCGCATTAGGCGTGACTGTTCTTGCGG
This window of the Brenneria goodwinii genome carries:
- the tsuB gene encoding thiosulfate utilization sulfurtransferase TsuB/YeeD, encoding MIKKLDVVNQVCPFPLIEAQAAMAELQSGDELVIDFDCTQATESIPLWAAEEGHTVSDYQQVGDAQWSITVKKG
- a CDS encoding DUF3750 domain-containing protein, producing the protein MSYIKALSIGFICVLLLSFWQSYAKATQRGEALTGQSFWHARRDSAGIAPDPVKFRQTAIVQVYAAPTYGWRGLLAVHPWIIFKKAGETQYSRYEVTRWGDDNVIRRNRSIPDGYWYGSRPELLADHRGAEAEAMIPRIEAAIKSYPYPHTYRVWPGPNSNTFIAHIGREVPALKLDMPANAIGKDYRPLTRPIGLPPSGKGVQLSLLGVLGLTLGVEEGIEVNVLGLNAGVDIKSPALRLPFIGRLGSDNLKKDEG
- a CDS encoding TetR/AcrR family transcriptional regulator; translation: MTQKKKIRLAREDWILAGFRALSRSGASALKAEALARELGTTKGSFYWHFKDVADFETAMLTYWRARANEEVIATVALSGKSPQEGLQELVRIIAGLRNAADGGLRSESAIRQWSVTNSRVAAAQLEVDTERLNYLTAQFVRAGFSHERAILLGKILYAAVIGFEYLELQQLAATQEGLTGLLDQLLLADKA
- a CDS encoding isocitrate lyase/PEP mutase family protein; translation: MENAGKIFRQLHEGSRAFIIPNPWDIGTARILAAMGFQALATTSAGMAFSMGVREGRVEWENVIKHCQSLVEATPLPVSADLENGLGDSPESAAETIRVAAGIGLAGCSLEDFTGNAEHPIYDFQLAVERIQAAAEACRHLSHDFVLTARCENYLWGKPDLDDTLRRLQAFEKAGADVLYAPGLRDLATIRTVCQSLSKPVNVITGIQGATFSVAQLEDVGVKRISVGSALARLVLGTFIRAAGEMKADGDFSSLETAVGFSEIERYFP
- a CDS encoding LysR substrate-binding domain-containing protein, which encodes MKKKRLPPLGALRAFNAVAVHRSFKLAADEIGVTATAISHQIRVLEEQLATKVFERSAKGVTLTSVGEKLFHTTERVFSELQDTIVSIHADTAPPALTITTTSNFLTHWLVPRLAELKMALPDIDLRLHTSVERIDLTRKTVDAAIRYREEEEETLTSTLLYKDRFILVASPMLAIEQLRDLPSATLFHVDNRHVPALSPSWENWRNRFGPADLNIETGLHFTDETHAIQAVVAGQGIAIVSSLLAHDFIQQGVLTAPFAHALPGANYYLVTLPEYAVREDIASLRSWLLSKMKETV
- a CDS encoding MFS transporter translates to MTNCIPEDDNLLPRLSLTLMVLSLAQFVIALDYSIIYVALPNIASSLQLADAHAQWIVSAYGVIFAGFLLVGGRLCDAIGAKSMFIFAFTLFSLASLLGGMTTSAAALIAARGIQGLGAAFLQPAIIALISHYFSPGRERAKALTVWSAVGAAGLVVGVVLGGLFTQLSWRLVFLVNVPIGLICIWSARRYFHAIVRPAQRQRLPLWSSLLGTLSVLSIVLAMTSLADHGLHHINTHRWFGMTAISLSLFLLGEKYGKQPLVGRGVRRLVSLQRGSLSSALYMASVGTELFLLTLLMQDHYGYSALQTGLLFIPLTLMIIVGNAVAGKLFTRMAALRVLRWGFLLGATGLLLIVFSLEEQIDWLWFIPGLLLSGVGHGMIYTAKFVVGMHEVPDEQQGIASGLMITAQYASGAIALALMVIVLNLHPGMAGFQYGFAALIGFALLGALLTEDIGKSV